A single genomic interval of Agromyces cerinus harbors:
- a CDS encoding TetR/AcrR family transcriptional regulator, producing MAWDVERTKRLLLDAATAEFSEHGLAGARIDRIAANAGVNKERIYQYFGKKDELFATVLGTQLRSTMDAVPMIGAGPAAAGDYAGRLFDHHIAEATIPRLVFWEGLERGESAAADAARADYHRVKVEGFQKLLPGVDRRNAAELLLTIVTLVNAWPVLGHLDELLVGADDPVADRRAARRRSIVQTVELLAEAAQRRSPEGDRSGADR from the coding sequence ATGGCCTGGGACGTCGAGCGCACGAAACGCCTCCTGCTCGATGCGGCGACGGCGGAGTTCAGCGAACACGGGCTGGCCGGTGCACGCATCGATCGCATCGCGGCGAACGCCGGCGTCAACAAGGAGCGCATCTACCAGTACTTCGGCAAGAAGGACGAGCTCTTCGCCACCGTGCTCGGCACGCAGTTGCGCAGCACGATGGACGCGGTCCCGATGATCGGAGCGGGCCCGGCGGCAGCCGGCGACTACGCCGGACGGCTCTTCGATCACCACATCGCCGAGGCGACGATCCCGCGCCTGGTCTTCTGGGAGGGGCTCGAACGCGGCGAGAGCGCGGCGGCCGATGCCGCGCGCGCCGACTACCACCGCGTCAAGGTCGAGGGGTTCCAGAAGCTCCTGCCCGGTGTCGACCGGCGCAACGCCGCCGAACTCCTGCTCACGATCGTCACGCTCGTGAACGCCTGGCCGGTGCTCGGCCATCTCGATGAGCTGCTCGTCGGCGCCGACGACCCGGTGGCCGATCGCCGCGCCGCGCGCCGGAGGTCGATCGTGCAGACGGTCGAGCTCCTCGCCGAGGCGGCGCAGCGCCGGTCGCCCGAGGGCGACCGGTCGGGTGCGGATCGCTGA
- a CDS encoding LGFP repeat-containing protein: MTERKMHLTRQRDAAPARAEVRSAHVDRALSWSDFRTAVRYDPANRLLLAVPAISAKRAEHSWLGEATTPHTRLGEGEMYRREYERGAVYWSARTGAHEVHGAVAEHWQGVGAETSFLGFPTTDEQPLAASEQGGRIAGGFAHFEGGSIYWSPAHGPAIVFGMVRDIWALLGWERSALGLPVLDVDLVPGTGVLRGVFEHGTVEWSSSTGPVVVIHSSPGSPDSAGALDAVDEDTLDRLRADFAPGA, from the coding sequence ATGACCGAGCGGAAGATGCACCTCACGCGGCAGCGCGATGCCGCGCCCGCCCGAGCAGAGGTGCGTTCCGCGCATGTCGATCGCGCGCTGAGCTGGAGCGACTTCCGCACCGCCGTGCGCTACGACCCCGCCAACCGACTGCTGCTCGCCGTGCCGGCGATCAGCGCGAAGCGCGCCGAGCACTCGTGGCTCGGAGAGGCGACGACGCCGCACACACGCCTCGGCGAGGGCGAGATGTACCGCCGCGAATACGAGCGCGGGGCCGTGTACTGGTCGGCGCGCACCGGCGCGCACGAGGTGCACGGGGCGGTCGCCGAGCACTGGCAGGGCGTCGGGGCCGAGACGTCGTTCCTCGGGTTCCCGACGACCGATGAGCAGCCGCTCGCCGCATCGGAGCAGGGCGGCAGGATCGCCGGCGGCTTCGCGCACTTCGAGGGCGGTTCGATCTACTGGAGTCCGGCTCACGGCCCGGCGATCGTGTTCGGCATGGTGCGCGACATCTGGGCGCTGCTCGGGTGGGAGCGTTCGGCGCTCGGACTGCCGGTGCTCGACGTCGACCTCGTGCCGGGCACGGGTGTGCTGCGCGGCGTCTTCGAGCACGGCACCGTGGAGTGGTCGTCGTCGACCGGGCCGGTCGTCGTCATCCACTCGTCGCCCGGCAGCCCCGACTCCGCCGGCGCGCTCGATGCGGTCGACGAGGACACGCTCGACCGGCTCCGGGCCGACTTCGCCCCCGGGGCCTGA
- a CDS encoding DEAD/DEAH box helicase, translating into MTSTLPELAPSPYDADAMYDAFVGWAEGRGLSLYPAQDEAIIEIVSGANVILSTPTGTGKSLVAVAAHAASLARGGRSYYTAPIKALVSEKFFQLVEIFGAMNVGMVTGDSSVNPDAPIICCTAEILANLALRHGPDADVDQVVMDEFHYYGDPDRGWAWQVPLLTLHRAQFVLMSATLGDVTAIAADLKRRTGRETALVTGVDRPVPLHFSYAKTPVQETVEELIETRQAPVYIVHFSQAAAMERAQALSSIRVVTREQRDEIAEAIGGFRFNTAFGKTLSRLVRAGIGVHHAGMLPRYRRLVETLAQRGLLRVICGTDTLGVGINVPIRTVLITALAKFDGQRMRQLTAREFHQVAGRAGRAGYDTAGTVVVLAPEHEIENDAAVRKAGDDPKKLKKIVRKKAPAGQITWGEASYERLVAAEPEPLVPQLKLTAAMLINVIARGGDVIGDIRSLVFDNHEPRARQFELARRALEIFRTLRDAGVVELLPPAGDGLPIVRLTVDLQPNFALNQPLSPFALAAIELLDPEATAENGAGTGHYALDVVSVIESTLDDPRPILSQQQFKERGEAIGRMKQDGIEYDERMELVELVTWPKPLDELLAQSFEVFATSQPWVRDFELSPKSVVRDMFERSMSFGEYVGFYQLARSEGLVLRYLSDAYRAIRQTVPTEAKNEELLDIIEWLGELVRQVDSSLVDEWNELIDPAAHLPEDETAVVPPAPPSVVTNRRAFTVLVRNELFRRVQLAALERDDDLAELDPDAGWPDALDRYYAEHDEIGTGAAARSPRLVAIDESDAAAGMWRVEQTIDDPAGDHDWRIRAEVDLDASAEEGAAVVHVTEVVRL; encoded by the coding sequence ATGACCTCGACCCTGCCTGAGCTCGCGCCGAGCCCGTACGACGCCGACGCGATGTACGACGCCTTCGTCGGCTGGGCCGAAGGTCGCGGGCTCTCGCTGTATCCCGCGCAGGACGAGGCGATCATCGAGATCGTGTCGGGCGCGAACGTCATCCTCTCGACGCCCACGGGCACCGGCAAGTCGCTCGTCGCGGTGGCGGCCCACGCGGCATCCCTCGCACGCGGCGGGCGCAGCTACTACACGGCGCCCATCAAGGCCCTCGTCTCCGAGAAGTTCTTCCAGCTCGTCGAGATCTTCGGCGCGATGAACGTCGGCATGGTCACGGGCGACAGTTCGGTGAATCCGGATGCCCCGATCATCTGCTGCACCGCCGAGATCCTCGCGAACCTCGCGCTGCGGCACGGGCCCGACGCCGACGTCGACCAGGTCGTCATGGACGAGTTCCACTACTACGGCGACCCCGATCGCGGCTGGGCGTGGCAGGTGCCGCTGCTCACGCTGCACCGGGCGCAGTTCGTGCTCATGTCGGCCACGCTCGGCGACGTCACCGCGATCGCGGCCGACCTGAAGCGTCGCACCGGCCGGGAGACCGCGCTCGTGACCGGGGTCGACCGCCCCGTGCCGCTGCACTTCTCGTACGCGAAGACGCCCGTGCAGGAGACGGTCGAGGAGCTCATCGAGACGCGGCAGGCGCCCGTCTACATCGTGCACTTCTCGCAGGCCGCGGCGATGGAGCGCGCGCAGGCGCTGTCGTCGATCCGCGTCGTCACGCGCGAGCAGCGCGACGAGATCGCCGAGGCGATCGGCGGATTCCGCTTCAACACCGCGTTCGGCAAGACGCTCTCGCGACTCGTGCGCGCGGGCATCGGCGTGCACCACGCCGGCATGCTGCCGCGCTACCGCCGGCTCGTCGAGACGCTCGCCCAGCGCGGCCTGCTCCGGGTCATCTGCGGCACCGACACGCTCGGCGTCGGCATCAACGTGCCGATCCGCACGGTGCTCATCACCGCGCTCGCGAAGTTCGACGGGCAGCGGATGCGCCAGCTCACCGCGCGCGAGTTCCACCAGGTCGCGGGGCGGGCCGGGCGGGCCGGCTACGACACCGCGGGCACCGTCGTGGTGCTCGCACCCGAGCACGAGATCGAGAACGACGCCGCAGTGCGCAAGGCGGGCGACGACCCCAAGAAGCTCAAGAAGATCGTGCGCAAGAAGGCGCCCGCCGGTCAGATCACCTGGGGCGAGGCCTCGTACGAGCGACTCGTCGCCGCTGAGCCCGAGCCGCTCGTGCCGCAGCTGAAGCTCACCGCGGCGATGCTGATCAACGTGATCGCCCGCGGGGGAGACGTGATCGGAGACATCCGCTCGCTCGTCTTCGACAACCACGAGCCGCGCGCCCGGCAGTTCGAGCTCGCGCGGCGGGCGCTCGAGATCTTCCGCACCCTGCGCGACGCCGGTGTCGTCGAACTGCTGCCCCCTGCGGGCGACGGCCTGCCGATCGTGCGCCTTACGGTCGACCTGCAGCCGAACTTCGCACTCAACCAGCCGCTCTCGCCGTTCGCGCTCGCCGCGATCGAACTGCTCGACCCCGAGGCCACGGCAGAGAACGGAGCCGGCACCGGCCACTACGCACTCGATGTCGTGAGCGTCATCGAGTCGACGCTCGACGACCCGCGACCGATCCTCTCGCAGCAGCAGTTCAAGGAGCGCGGCGAGGCCATCGGCCGCATGAAGCAGGACGGCATCGAGTACGACGAGCGCATGGAGCTCGTCGAGCTGGTCACCTGGCCGAAGCCGCTCGACGAGCTGCTCGCCCAGTCGTTCGAGGTCTTCGCCACGAGCCAGCCGTGGGTGCGCGACTTCGAGCTCTCACCGAAGTCGGTGGTGCGCGACATGTTCGAACGCAGCATGTCGTTCGGAGAGTACGTCGGCTTCTACCAGCTCGCCCGCAGCGAGGGGCTCGTGCTGCGCTACCTCTCCGACGCCTACCGGGCGATCCGCCAGACGGTCCCGACCGAGGCGAAGAACGAGGAGCTGCTCGACATCATCGAATGGCTCGGCGAGCTCGTGCGCCAGGTCGACTCGAGTCTCGTCGACGAGTGGAACGAGCTCATCGACCCCGCCGCCCACCTGCCCGAAGACGAGACCGCGGTCGTGCCGCCGGCTCCGCCGTCGGTCGTGACCAACCGGCGCGCGTTCACGGTGCTCGTGCGCAACGAGCTGTTCCGCCGCGTGCAGCTCGCCGCACTCGAGCGAGACGACGACCTCGCCGAGCTCGACCCCGACGCCGGCTGGCCCGACGCCCTCGACCGGTACTACGCCGAGCACGACGAGATCGGCACCGGAGCGGCGGCCCGCTCGCCGCGCCTGGTCGCGATCGACGAGTCGGATGCCGCAGCCGGCATGTGGCGCGTCGAGCAGACGATCGACGACCCCGCCGGCGATCACGACTGGCGCATCAGGGCCGAGGTCGACCTCGATGCCTCCGCCGAGGAGGGCGCGGCCGTCGTGCACGTCACCGAGGTCGTTCGGCTCTGA
- a CDS encoding EamA family transporter — MLTAVLSLTGAFVFGAADFLGGLAAKRIGAVLATAVAAVAGFIGLAVATPLAGGAWTAADLWWGAAAGVAGAAAIGLLYACLAIGPMSILSPLTAVVSAIVPMLWGLATGARLGPLAPWALGLALVAVVLVGFVPERGAVRPSLTGIVMGIGSGTAIGAFFILIDRTSDESGLAPLAVNSAVTAAVMFALVGGLALRARAKRSRMPRADESTDAALAARDRARGIRLAIVGGLVNAAANALILFGIRAGELAIAAVLGAMYPAGTILLAAIVLKERIAPVQWAGLVLALTSAAMLAVA, encoded by the coding sequence ATGCTCACCGCCGTTCTCTCGCTCACCGGAGCGTTCGTGTTCGGGGCGGCGGACTTCCTCGGCGGGCTCGCCGCGAAACGCATCGGCGCCGTGCTCGCCACCGCGGTCGCCGCGGTCGCCGGCTTCATCGGCCTGGCCGTCGCGACGCCGCTGGCGGGTGGGGCGTGGACCGCCGCCGACCTCTGGTGGGGCGCTGCGGCGGGTGTCGCAGGAGCGGCCGCCATCGGCCTCCTCTACGCCTGCCTCGCGATCGGCCCGATGTCGATCCTCTCTCCGCTCACCGCCGTGGTCTCTGCGATCGTGCCGATGCTCTGGGGCCTCGCGACCGGGGCACGGCTCGGCCCGCTCGCACCGTGGGCGCTCGGCCTCGCGCTCGTCGCGGTCGTGCTCGTCGGCTTCGTGCCCGAACGCGGCGCGGTCAGGCCGAGCCTCACCGGCATCGTCATGGGCATCGGATCGGGCACCGCGATCGGCGCGTTCTTCATCCTCATCGACCGGACGTCCGACGAGAGCGGCCTCGCGCCCCTCGCGGTCAACAGCGCGGTCACCGCAGCCGTCATGTTCGCCCTGGTCGGCGGGCTCGCGCTCCGGGCGCGGGCGAAGCGGTCGCGGATGCCGCGTGCCGACGAGTCGACGGACGCCGCCCTCGCCGCTCGGGACCGTGCACGAGGCATCCGCCTCGCCATCGTCGGCGGGCTCGTCAACGCGGCCGCGAACGCCCTCATCCTCTTCGGCATCCGCGCCGGGGAGCTCGCGATCGCCGCCGTGCTCGGCGCGATGTACCCGGCCGGCACGATCCTGCTCGCTGCCATCGTGCTGAAGGAGCGCATCGCTCCAGTGCAGTGGGCCGGCCTCGTGCTCGCGCTGACGTCGGCGGCCATGCTCGCGGTCGCATGA
- a CDS encoding ExeM/NucH family extracellular endonuclease has translation MQRRTRNCLSGVALVAAGTLVAGFLGAAPAVAAVDGSGVVINEVYARGGSANQPFQNKFVELYNPTNADVSLAGWSLQYRSATSTGPSSGVGALSGTIKSGGYYLIGLNSNGGTGAALPTADASFSVAPSGTNGSLFLAKVPGAINPGNGSVVNNPQVADYVGYGTSANFETAAAAYPGDNAVPGSIVRSGFKDTDDNSKDFTFAATPTPQNSGSPGGPVLPVSKTIAQIQGTDVAASPLVGQAVVTEGIVTADHRVGGYDGVYIQTAGSGGATDATPKASDGVFVYLHGENPAVGIGDKVRVTGLVEEFNGLTQIRPEKAANVELVQAAAGLPALTPLPATAVGNTAREAFEGMLVAPSGTYKVVSSHNLNRFGELWLNAGAAMPVKSTETQLPGSKGASDIAAANKASRILLDDGYSIAVRNSNGTDNPAHPGDQPYFTKATVVRNGDVATFPTSGYVLGFGFNEWRLQPSQPINDASPASVKPTFASLDAAGKVIGNPRPTAAPAVGGDITVAAFNVLNYFTTLTSENPEARGADTAEEFAVQKAKIVKAINGLDADVVALQEIENSVALGEKPDEALADLVAGLNAAAGAGTWKYVKTPESLHDPAITDVITNAIIYKPASVKPSGEAQTIIDETVWDIAREPIAQTFKYDKQFVTVIANHFKSKSGTDPSPQPGQDAFNDERTAQAESLLAFANELSEDRKNAVYLVGDFNSYAKEDPIKVFVDAGWSDLVFSKARGQYTYTFDGELGSLDHVIASPAANSRVAKAAVWSINSPEWAGREYWGPAAETVAEATPFRSSDHDPILVGVGSEAVPGKVDIDLVTVNDFHGRIEQSAPSGGIAALSSAVKQIRAGNPNTVFAAAGDMIGASTFTSFIQKDVPTIEALNAAGLDVSSVGNHEFDQGFADLTDRVMPLADWEYLGANIRDKDTGAAALPEYYTQEFDGVTIGFVGAVTDELSSLVSPAGIEDITVEDPTEAINRVADQLSDGNDENGEADIIVALVHEGAATVEKSSAVDPVSRFGKIVLGVDANVDAIVSGHTHLAYNHVVTGTDSELFDHAPMPVISSGQYGERFSKMDIQWDRKTKSFTMKNEIYSLMDGTTALFPDDAAVKLIVDDAVQVANELGSVVLGEAEGDFGRAVASDPAGASSFPENRGGESTLGNLVADVQLWSLNEDGTRNVDVAVMNPGGLRADLASGEVTYRQAANVQPFANTLVTVRMTGAQLKSLLEEQWQPTGASRPFLKLGINKEFTYTYDPTAAAGSHIREMRLNGEPVDLGATYTVGANSFLAAGGDNFFTFADKAVAATKADSGKIDLESMVDYFEAAPEHTITPDTAQRAVGVHVDGDGTYAPGETVTVLLSSLDFSRSEPVSGTVVISQGGAQVATAPVVRAYTPLLDEIGKATVTFAVPAGASGPTRFDISVPTTGTASSFVLNIG, from the coding sequence ATGCAACGTCGCACCAGAAACTGCTTGTCCGGGGTGGCGCTCGTCGCCGCGGGCACGCTCGTCGCCGGGTTCCTCGGCGCCGCGCCCGCGGTCGCCGCGGTCGACGGCTCGGGCGTCGTGATCAACGAGGTCTACGCGCGCGGAGGCAGCGCGAACCAGCCGTTCCAGAACAAGTTCGTCGAGCTCTACAACCCGACGAACGCCGACGTCTCCCTCGCCGGATGGTCGCTGCAGTACCGCTCGGCCACGAGCACGGGCCCCTCGAGCGGCGTCGGTGCGTTGAGCGGCACGATCAAGTCGGGCGGCTACTACCTCATCGGCCTCAACAGCAACGGCGGAACCGGTGCTGCGCTGCCCACCGCCGACGCCTCCTTCTCCGTGGCGCCGAGCGGAACGAACGGCTCGCTGTTCCTCGCCAAGGTGCCCGGTGCGATCAACCCGGGCAACGGATCGGTCGTGAACAACCCGCAGGTGGCCGACTACGTCGGCTACGGCACCTCGGCGAACTTCGAGACCGCGGCCGCCGCGTACCCCGGCGACAACGCCGTCCCCGGCAGCATCGTGCGCTCCGGCTTCAAGGACACCGACGACAACTCGAAGGACTTCACCTTCGCGGCGACGCCGACTCCGCAGAACTCCGGCAGCCCCGGCGGACCCGTTCTTCCCGTTTCGAAGACGATCGCCCAGATCCAGGGCACCGACGTCGCTGCCAGCCCGCTCGTCGGCCAGGCCGTCGTCACCGAGGGCATCGTCACGGCCGACCACCGCGTCGGGGGCTACGACGGCGTCTACATCCAGACGGCGGGCTCGGGCGGTGCGACGGATGCCACGCCCAAGGCCTCCGACGGCGTCTTCGTGTACCTCCACGGCGAGAACCCCGCCGTCGGCATCGGCGACAAGGTGCGCGTCACCGGTCTCGTCGAGGAGTTCAACGGCCTGACCCAGATCCGTCCCGAGAAGGCCGCGAACGTCGAGCTCGTGCAGGCTGCGGCGGGCCTGCCCGCGCTGACGCCGCTGCCCGCCACTGCCGTCGGCAACACGGCCCGCGAGGCGTTCGAGGGCATGCTCGTCGCGCCGAGCGGCACCTACAAGGTCGTCTCGAGCCACAACCTCAACCGATTCGGCGAGCTCTGGCTGAACGCCGGCGCCGCGATGCCGGTGAAGTCGACCGAGACGCAGCTGCCCGGCTCGAAGGGCGCGAGCGACATCGCGGCGGCGAACAAGGCCAGCCGCATCCTGCTCGACGACGGGTACAGCATCGCCGTGCGCAACTCGAACGGCACCGACAACCCGGCCCACCCGGGCGACCAGCCCTACTTCACGAAGGCCACCGTCGTCCGCAACGGCGACGTCGCGACGTTCCCGACCTCGGGCTACGTGCTCGGCTTCGGCTTCAACGAATGGCGCCTGCAGCCGTCTCAGCCGATCAACGACGCGAGCCCCGCATCGGTCAAGCCGACGTTCGCGAGCCTCGACGCCGCGGGCAAGGTCATCGGCAACCCGCGGCCGACCGCGGCACCCGCCGTCGGCGGCGACATCACGGTCGCCGCGTTCAACGTGCTGAACTACTTCACGACGTTGACGTCGGAGAACCCCGAGGCCCGCGGCGCCGACACCGCCGAGGAGTTCGCGGTGCAGAAGGCGAAGATCGTGAAGGCGATCAACGGCCTCGACGCCGATGTCGTCGCGCTCCAGGAGATCGAGAACTCGGTCGCACTCGGGGAGAAGCCCGATGAAGCGCTCGCCGACCTCGTCGCGGGCCTCAACGCCGCGGCCGGCGCCGGCACGTGGAAGTACGTGAAGACGCCCGAGTCGCTCCACGACCCCGCGATCACCGACGTCATCACGAACGCGATCATCTACAAGCCCGCATCGGTCAAGCCGAGCGGCGAGGCGCAGACGATCATCGACGAGACGGTGTGGGACATCGCGCGCGAGCCGATCGCCCAGACCTTCAAGTACGACAAGCAGTTCGTGACCGTCATCGCGAACCACTTCAAGTCGAAGAGCGGCACCGACCCCTCGCCGCAGCCCGGCCAGGACGCCTTCAACGACGAGCGCACGGCGCAGGCCGAGTCGCTGCTCGCCTTCGCGAACGAGCTCTCCGAGGATCGCAAGAACGCGGTCTACCTCGTGGGCGACTTCAACTCCTACGCCAAGGAGGACCCGATCAAGGTGTTCGTCGACGCGGGCTGGAGCGACCTCGTCTTCAGCAAGGCGCGCGGCCAGTACACCTACACCTTCGACGGTGAGCTCGGCTCGCTCGATCACGTCATCGCGTCGCCCGCGGCGAACAGCCGCGTCGCGAAGGCCGCGGTCTGGTCGATCAACTCCCCTGAGTGGGCGGGCCGCGAGTACTGGGGCCCCGCTGCCGAGACGGTCGCGGAGGCCACGCCGTTCCGTTCGAGCGATCACGACCCGATCCTCGTCGGCGTCGGTTCCGAGGCGGTGCCCGGCAAGGTCGACATCGACCTCGTCACGGTCAACGACTTCCACGGTCGCATCGAGCAGTCGGCCCCGTCGGGCGGCATCGCGGCGCTCTCCAGCGCCGTGAAGCAGATCCGTGCAGGCAACCCGAACACGGTGTTCGCCGCAGCGGGCGACATGATCGGCGCTTCGACGTTCACCTCGTTCATCCAGAAGGACGTTCCGACCATCGAGGCGCTCAACGCAGCCGGTCTCGACGTCAGCTCGGTCGGCAATCACGAGTTCGACCAGGGCTTCGCCGACCTCACCGACCGCGTGATGCCGCTGGCCGATTGGGAGTACCTCGGCGCCAACATCCGCGACAAGGACACCGGCGCTGCCGCTCTGCCGGAGTACTACACCCAGGAGTTCGACGGCGTGACCATCGGCTTCGTCGGTGCGGTCACCGATGAGCTGTCGTCCCTCGTGAGCCCGGCCGGGATCGAGGACATCACGGTGGAGGACCCGACCGAGGCGATCAACCGTGTGGCCGACCAGCTGAGCGACGGCAACGACGAGAACGGCGAGGCCGACATCATCGTTGCGCTCGTGCACGAGGGTGCGGCGACCGTCGAGAAGTCGTCTGCGGTGGACCCGGTGTCGCGCTTCGGCAAGATCGTGCTCGGCGTCGACGCCAACGTGGACGCGATCGTCTCCGGTCACACCCACCTCGCCTACAACCACGTCGTCACCGGTACCGACTCGGAGCTGTTCGACCACGCGCCGATGCCGGTCATCTCGAGCGGCCAGTACGGCGAGCGGTTCAGCAAGATGGACATCCAGTGGGACCGCAAGACGAAGTCGTTCACCATGAAGAACGAGATCTACAGCCTCATGGACGGCACGACGGCGCTCTTCCCTGACGACGCCGCGGTGAAGCTGATCGTCGACGACGCGGTCCAGGTCGCGAACGAACTCGGCAGTGTCGTGCTCGGCGAGGCCGAGGGCGACTTCGGCCGCGCGGTGGCCTCCGACCCGGCGGGCGCATCGTCGTTCCCCGAGAACCGGGGCGGTGAGTCGACGCTCGGCAACCTCGTCGCCGACGTGCAGCTGTGGTCGCTCAACGAGGACGGCACCCGCAACGTCGATGTCGCCGTGATGAACCCGGGCGGCCTTCGTGCCGACCTGGCATCGGGTGAGGTCACGTACCGGCAGGCCGCGAACGTCCAGCCGTTCGCGAACACGCTCGTGACGGTCCGCATGACCGGCGCGCAGCTGAAGTCGCTCCTCGAGGAGCAGTGGCAGCCCACGGGTGCGTCGCGTCCGTTCCTGAAGCTCGGCATCAACAAGGAGTTCACCTACACCTACGACCCGACGGCTGCGGCCGGTTCGCACATCCGTGAGATGCGCCTGAACGGCGAGCCGGTCGATCTCGGGGCCACGTACACGGTGGGAGCCAACTCGTTCCTCGCGGCAGGCGGTGACAACTTCTTCACGTTCGCCGACAAGGCCGTGGCGGCGACCAAGGCCGACTCGGGCAAGATCGACCTCGAGTCGATGGTCGACTACTTCGAGGCGGCTCCCGAGCACACCATCACGCCCGACACAGCCCAGCGCGCGGTCGGTGTGCACGTGGACGGCGACGGCACCTACGCGCCGGGCGAGACCGTCACGGTGCTGCTGTCGTCGCTCGACTTCAGCCGCAGCGAGCCGGTCTCCGGTACCGTCGTGATCTCGCAGGGCGGCGCACAGGTCGCCACGGCCCCGGTCGTGCGGGCGTACACGCCGCTGCTCGATGAGATCGGCAAGGCAACGGTCACGTTCGCGGTCCCCGCGGGCGCGAGCGGGCCGACGCGATTCGACATCTCTGTGCCGACCACCGGCACGGCGAGCTCGTTCGTGCTGAACATCGGGTGA